A window of Sporohalobacter salinus genomic DNA:
GTGATTTTAATGACTTAATTAAGCTACTATTTATTTTTATTTATCTAAATATTTTTAAAATTATTAAGGAGGAATTATAAATGCCAGAAAAGGAAACAAATGAAGACAGAATTCATTTTAGGATTGGCACTCTTGGTGGTGCAGTTCCTATGTTATTCTTTGTATTCTGGGCTATCTTTATTTCTGTTAAAGGAGCTCCAGATACTAAAGGATTAATAGTTGGTGCACTAATGGGATTAGTTTTAGGTATGCTTTTAGTTAAAGATAAATGGGAAAAATATTGTGAGAAGATTTTTGAAGGTATGTCCCAAGATGTAGGTGTAGTTGCCATAGTCGCCTGGTTTTTTGCAGGAACTTTTGCTCAAATATTACAGGAAGGCGGCTTAGTAAAAGGACTAGTTTGGATTGCTAGTTCTACGGGAGTAGAAGGTTCAGCATTTGTAATTGTTACTTTCCTATTAGCAGCATTATTTGCAACTGCTGTAGGAACGGGATATGGAACGGTAGTTGCATTTACAACTTTAATGTATCCAGCGGGAATAATTATGGGAGCACATCCAATTGTATTATTAGCTGGTATTTTAAGTGGAGCAGCATTTGGAGATAACTTGGCTCCGGTATCTGATACAACTATTGTTTCGGCTGTAACTCAGGAAACAGATGTACCTGGTGTAGTTAGGTCTCGATTTAAATATGCTATTACAGCAGCAATTCCGGCTATGATTCTATTATATGTTTTTGGTACAGCATCTGGAGATATGGGAATTAGTACTGCTAAAGCTGCAGAATATATGTCTAGTTCTGCTGATCCAATAGGGCTATTGTTCTTAATTCCATTTGCATTAGTAATTTATTTAGCTATGAGCGGAAACCACTTAATTATCTCTCTAACTTGGGGGATTATTACCGCTTGTGTTATGGGAATGTCAACAGGAATGATTAAGGGACAAGATTTACTTTTTGTTAACGGACAAGAAGGAGTTGTTACTGGAGCTATTGTAGATGGCGTTATGGGATATGTTCCAATGGCAGCCTTGATTTTATTAATTGTTGCTGCTGGTTATATTATGCAGTGTGGTGGAACAATGGAATCTATGAAGAAATGGCTTGCAGCTAAAATTGAAGATAGTGTAGCTCGAGCAGAGTTGTCTATGTGGTTATTAATTGCAAGTTTAAATGTCTTTATTACAATCAATACAGCAGCTGAAATTGCAGCAGCTCCATTTGTCAAGGAAGTAGGAGAAGACTTTCATATTCATCCGTATCGTAGAGCAAATTTATTAGATGCAACAACTTCTGCTTTAGGTTATATTTTCCCTTGGAGCGGAGCAGTATTGTTAGCATATAGTACTTTGCAGAATGTAGCAGGTCAGTATGATTTTGTAAGTGTAATTGCAACTACTAAGTTATGGCCTTATGTTTTCCATGGCTGGTTCTTAGTTGTAGTGATGTTCGCTGCTACTCTTACTGGATTCGGTAGAAGATATATTGGTCTAGACGGTGAACCAGTTAAGGAAATTCCAGAGGAAAAAGAAGGTTCAATGGGAATAGATCTTTAATCTAAATGGATATATTTGAGAAAGAAGAAAACAAAAGTCGGCTATTATTACAATAGCCGACTTTTCCTCTGATATTTCATAAGTAAAGTGGGGTAATATTAGATGAGAATTTTAGTAGATAATGAACGAGAAATTCATCCATATTTAGAAAATATAAAATCAATTGCTAAAGGAATATATGTTTTTTTAGGTGAAGATTCAGAGGTAGTTATTCATGATCTAAGTGATCCTACTAGTTCAATTATTTTTTTGGCTGGAGAGTTAACTGATAGAAAATTAGGAGGACCGGTAACTGATTTAGTTTTAAAGACTTTAAGTGATGAGTCTGAACCAGAAGATATCTTAAATTATCGTAATCAGACAGAAGATGGTCGGACCTTCAAATCCTCAACTCTTTTTATTAAGGATGATATAGGCGAAGTTATAGGTTGTTTGTGTATTAATTATAATGTAACTAAATTATTCTTAGTCGAAAATATTATTGGGAACTTCTGCAAAATGAAAGAAGATAGTAATGAAAATCCTGATCAACAACAGATGCAGTATGAAATTTTTGCTAATGATATAGATGATGTATTAAGCAAAATGATAGAAGCAGCTATAAATCAAGTGGAGAAGCCAGTACCTTTTATGGAGAAACAGGATAAGCTTAAAGTAATTGAATTTCTAGAGCAAAAAGGAGCTTTTGCTATTAAAAGATCTGTAGATAGAGTTGCTAATGAATTAAGTGTTTCGCGTTATACTGTCTATAATTATTTAAAAGAAATTTAATAAAGTATAACAATAAATTATTTTTTGATCTTGTATATAATTTAATAAAATCAAGTTAACTAAAAGGAGGAAATTTTAATGCCAGTAGTAACATTAGAAGACATTAAATCAGCTAAAAAAACTTTAGATGGCGTAGCAAAGAAAACAGAATTAGATTGTTCACGAACTTTCAGTACAATGAGCGGTAATCAAATATATATGAAATTAGAAAATCTTCAACGAACGGGCTCATTTAAAATTAGAGGAGCTTATAATAAAATTGCTAATCTTAGTGATGAACAGAAAGAAAAAGGAGTAGTAGCTGCTTCCGCAGGTAACCATGCCCAAGGAGTTGCTCTAGGAGCAACTAAGTTAGGTATTGATTCTACTATTGTAATGCCTAAAGGAGCTCCTATTTCTAAAATTAATGCTACTCGTAGTTATGGAGCTGAAGTAATCTTAAGTGGGGATACTTATGATGAAGCTCATGAAGAAGAAGAAAGGTATGCCGAAGAAACAGGAGCAACTATTATTCCTGCTTTTAATGATACCGATGTAATTGCTGGACAAGGAACTATCGGTTTAGAAATTATGGAAGATTTACCAGATGTAGATGTAGTAATTACACCAATTGGTGGTGGTGGTTTACTATCTGGAGTTGCTACTGCTGTTAAAGAAATTAATCCTGAGGTAGAGGTTATTGGAGTTGAAGCAGCTAATGCCGCTTCAATGACTGCATCATTAAAACAAGGAAGTTTAGCTACTTTAGATAATGTTGATACTATTGCCGATGGTATTGCTGTTAAAAAAGTTGGTGATTTAACTCATAAAGTAGTTTCTAACTATGTTGATCATGTAGTAACTGTAGAGGAAGAAGAAATTGCTCACGCTATTTCATTGTTAATGGAAAGAGCAAAATTAATAGTTGAAGGAGCTGGGGCTACTACTTTAGCTGCCGTTCTAAATAATAAGATTAATATGCAAGGCAAGAAAGTAGCAATTGTTTTAAGTGGTGGAAATATTGATTTAGATATGGCTTCTACAATTATTGATCGTGGTATGGTAAAGGCAGGACGTAGAGTGACTTTACTTACTTCTTTACAAGATGTTCCTGGAGCTTTAAGTGAATTACTAGGAGTTATTAGTCAGACAGGAGCTAATGTAATTTCTGTTAGTCATGATCGTTTATGTCCAGAAATTTCTCTAAAACAGGCTCAAGTTCAGTTAACATTAGAAACTAAAGATGAAGAACATATTAATAAAATTATGACTAAGTTAAATGATAATAATTACAAAAGTAAGCGGATAAGATAAATAAGTGTTTAATATATAGATTAACATTAAATAAGGGGGAATTTATTATGAGTAAAAAAGTAATTCATACTGATGAAGCACCAGCAGCTGTAGGGGCATATTCACAAGCAATTGAAGCAGGGGATACTGTCTATGTTTCAGGACAGATTGCTATTGATCCTAAAACAGAAGAATTAATTGATGGAGATGTAGAAACACAAGCTAAACAAGTATTAGAAAATTTAACTGCTATTTTAAAGGAAGCAGGTTGCAGTTTAAAGGATGTAGTTAAGGCAGAGGTCTTTTTAGATGATATCGATAACTTCGGTGCTGTAAATGATATTTATGCCGAATATTTTAATGAAGAACCTCCAGCTAGAGCTTGCATGGAAGTAGCATGTTTGCCTAAAGGCGTTGCAGTAGAAATTGCAGTAATTGCTGTTAAGTAATTTAAATCTTAATTTCGTATTCTAAATGTTAGCCCCGTATTCCGATTAATCGGAATACGGGGCTTTAGTTATTAATTAAATTTGAAATAAGATTTTTAAACATTGATTAATAAAAAATTATTATTATAAAAAAATATTGACAAACTTAAAAAAGTTGATAATATAATAATAAGTTATTAGTATGATGAAAAAATAATACTATAAAAAAATTTAAAAATAGGATGGTTGTAATGAAAAATAAAATTTTAGAACATTATAGAATTCTTGTAGAATACTTAGCAAAAGTTTTGGGGGAAAATTTTGAAATTGTACTTCATGATCTTAGTAATATAGAAAATTCAATAATAGCTATAAAAAATGGACATGTTAGTGGAAGAAAAAAAGGAGATGCTCTTACAGACTTAGCTTTAAAAATTGTAAATGATCATAAAGATTTGGAAGATAAATACTTAATAAATTATACTGGACATACAAAAGATGGTAAAGAACTTAGGTCATCAACTTTATTTATTAAAAATGAACAAAAAGAAATGATTGGTATGTTATGTATTAATATAGATGTCTCATGTTTTTCATATGCTAGGGATATCCTCAATCAATTAATATTAGGTCAAAAGGAGGTGAATAAAAATAAAGGCAGTATTCCAGTAGTATCAGAAAAAAAGGAGGTGAATAAAGAGGAAGATTATGCTCCAGAAAAGTTCACAAATTCAATAGAGGAATTAATGCACTCAATTATTAATAGTGTAATGAATGATACGTCAATTCCTCCGGAAAGAATGACTGCTGATGAGAAGAAGAAAATAGTACAAAAATTAGATGACAAAGGAGTATTTTTACTTAAAAATGCTGTAAAAGAAGTGGCAGATGCATTGAAATCTTCTGAAGCGACAATTTATCGCTATTTAAATACTGATTAAAAAGAAGTTATTTAAAAATGATTAGTAGATAAGTTAGTAGACCAATTAAATAAAAATGAGGAGGAACTAAAAAATGGATTATGGATTATGGAGTTTATTACCCCCATTAATTGCAATTGGACTTGCAGTAACGACTAAACAAGTGTTCATTTCATTATTTTTAGGTATTTTTGCTGGTGAATTAATAATAAACGGATGGGATTTCTTCATTGCTCTGAATGGTTCTTTGAATGAAATGGTTGGGATCTTTGCTGAAGGCTGGATTACAAAAGTTATTATGTTTTCATTTTTAGTTGGTGGGCTTATTACAATAATTTCAGCTTCGGGTGGAGTTAAAGGATTTAATAATTATTTAACTGAAAAGACAAAACTTGTTAAAAATAAAAAAACAGCTTTATTACTTGCCTATATTATAGGTATTGTTATTTTTATAGAATCTTCAATTACTATTCTTGTTTCTGGTACAGTAGCTAGACCTTTAACAGATAAATACTCAGTATCAAGGGAAAAACTAGCTTATGTATGTGACTCAACTTCTGCTCCAATTTGTGCTTTGATTCCTTTTAATGGCTGGGGAGCAATGTTAATGGGAATAATTGGAGTTCAGATTTCGGAAGGAGTTATTAATGGTAACGCTGCAGGAGTTTTAGTTAAATCTATTCCATTTCAATTTTATAGTATAATAGCGGTTTTAGCAGTAGGATATTATATATTCACTGAAAATGATTGGGGACCTATGAAAAAGGCAGAATTAAGAGCTGAAAAAACAGGAAAGGTTTTAAGAGATGGAGCTACGCCTATGGTTTCTGAAGAAGCAACTGCAACTCCTCCTAAGGAAGGTATAGAACCAAACATGTGGAATATGATTCTTCCTGTAGCAGTTATGGTTCTTATGATGCCAGTTGGACTTTATATAACTGGTAACGGTAGTATTCTTCAGGGGTCAGGTTCAACTTCTGTTTTCTGGTCAGTACTAACATCCTTGACTTTTGCTGGATTTTTATATATACTTCAAGACATAATGACATTAGAAGAATATATTGATTATATTTATAAAGGAATTGGTGCTATTGTACCGGTAGCTATATTATTAATTACGGCTTTTGCTATCGGAAATGTAATTGGCCAACTTGAAACAGGACAATATATGGCATCTTTAGTTAAAGGAAAAATAAGCGGAGGCTTTGGACCAGCTATTTTATTCCTTCTTGCTTCTGGTATGGCTTTTGCTACTGGGACAAGTTGGGGAACGTTTGGTATTATGCTTCCGATTGGTATTCAAATGGCAGTTGCTATGGGAGCACCAATTTATCCTACTATTGGTGCAGTAATTTCTGGTGGTATTATGGGAGATCATTGTTCTCCAATTTCTGATACAACAATTATGGCTTCAATGGCTTCTGCTTCAGATCACATTGATCATGTAAATACTCAACTCCCATATGCAGTTGTTAATGGTGCTATAGCATTAGTCTTTTACCTAATAGTTGGATTTGTTATGTAATTGTAAATTATTATTTTAAATAATGGAGGATATCGAATGTATAGTTTAGTTAATTATAATGACTTAAAATTTAAAATAGAAAACATTAATAAGGCTAAATTAGGTTTTCTCCCAACAAAACTGCATAAGCTTGATAATCTTTCCCAAAAATATGGAGTTAATATTTATATTAA
This region includes:
- a CDS encoding Na+/H+ antiporter NhaC family protein, yielding MPEKETNEDRIHFRIGTLGGAVPMLFFVFWAIFISVKGAPDTKGLIVGALMGLVLGMLLVKDKWEKYCEKIFEGMSQDVGVVAIVAWFFAGTFAQILQEGGLVKGLVWIASSTGVEGSAFVIVTFLLAALFATAVGTGYGTVVAFTTLMYPAGIIMGAHPIVLLAGILSGAAFGDNLAPVSDTTIVSAVTQETDVPGVVRSRFKYAITAAIPAMILLYVFGTASGDMGISTAKAAEYMSSSADPIGLLFLIPFALVIYLAMSGNHLIISLTWGIITACVMGMSTGMIKGQDLLFVNGQEGVVTGAIVDGVMGYVPMAALILLIVAAGYIMQCGGTMESMKKWLAAKIEDSVARAELSMWLLIASLNVFITINTAAEIAAAPFVKEVGEDFHIHPYRRANLLDATTSALGYIFPWSGAVLLAYSTLQNVAGQYDFVSVIATTKLWPYVFHGWFLVVVMFAATLTGFGRRYIGLDGEPVKEIPEEKEGSMGIDL
- a CDS encoding helix-turn-helix transcriptional regulator, producing MKNKILEHYRILVEYLAKVLGENFEIVLHDLSNIENSIIAIKNGHVSGRKKGDALTDLALKIVNDHKDLEDKYLINYTGHTKDGKELRSSTLFIKNEQKEMIGMLCINIDVSCFSYARDILNQLILGQKEVNKNKGSIPVVSEKKEVNKEEDYAPEKFTNSIEELMHSIINSVMNDTSIPPERMTADEKKKIVQKLDDKGVFLLKNAVKEVADALKSSEATIYRYLNTD
- a CDS encoding Na+/H+ antiporter NhaC family protein, whose translation is MDYGLWSLLPPLIAIGLAVTTKQVFISLFLGIFAGELIINGWDFFIALNGSLNEMVGIFAEGWITKVIMFSFLVGGLITIISASGGVKGFNNYLTEKTKLVKNKKTALLLAYIIGIVIFIESSITILVSGTVARPLTDKYSVSREKLAYVCDSTSAPICALIPFNGWGAMLMGIIGVQISEGVINGNAAGVLVKSIPFQFYSIIAVLAVGYYIFTENDWGPMKKAELRAEKTGKVLRDGATPMVSEEATATPPKEGIEPNMWNMILPVAVMVLMMPVGLYITGNGSILQGSGSTSVFWSVLTSLTFAGFLYILQDIMTLEEYIDYIYKGIGAIVPVAILLITAFAIGNVIGQLETGQYMASLVKGKISGGFGPAILFLLASGMAFATGTSWGTFGIMLPIGIQMAVAMGAPIYPTIGAVISGGIMGDHCSPISDTTIMASMASASDHIDHVNTQLPYAVVNGAIALVFYLIVGFVM
- a CDS encoding RidA family protein is translated as MSKKVIHTDEAPAAVGAYSQAIEAGDTVYVSGQIAIDPKTEELIDGDVETQAKQVLENLTAILKEAGCSLKDVVKAEVFLDDIDNFGAVNDIYAEYFNEEPPARACMEVACLPKGVAVEIAVIAVK
- a CDS encoding helix-turn-helix transcriptional regulator — protein: MRILVDNEREIHPYLENIKSIAKGIYVFLGEDSEVVIHDLSDPTSSIIFLAGELTDRKLGGPVTDLVLKTLSDESEPEDILNYRNQTEDGRTFKSSTLFIKDDIGEVIGCLCINYNVTKLFLVENIIGNFCKMKEDSNENPDQQQMQYEIFANDIDDVLSKMIEAAINQVEKPVPFMEKQDKLKVIEFLEQKGAFAIKRSVDRVANELSVSRYTVYNYLKEI
- the ilvA gene encoding threonine ammonia-lyase, which encodes MPVVTLEDIKSAKKTLDGVAKKTELDCSRTFSTMSGNQIYMKLENLQRTGSFKIRGAYNKIANLSDEQKEKGVVAASAGNHAQGVALGATKLGIDSTIVMPKGAPISKINATRSYGAEVILSGDTYDEAHEEEERYAEETGATIIPAFNDTDVIAGQGTIGLEIMEDLPDVDVVITPIGGGGLLSGVATAVKEINPEVEVIGVEAANAASMTASLKQGSLATLDNVDTIADGIAVKKVGDLTHKVVSNYVDHVVTVEEEEIAHAISLLMERAKLIVEGAGATTLAAVLNNKINMQGKKVAIVLSGGNIDLDMASTIIDRGMVKAGRRVTLLTSLQDVPGALSELLGVISQTGANVISVSHDRLCPEISLKQAQVQLTLETKDEEHINKIMTKLNDNNYKSKRIR